In Brucella melitensis bv. 1 str. 16M, a genomic segment contains:
- the recJ gene encoding single-stranded-DNA-specific exonuclease RecJ, producing the protein MTTERFFLGVKQSATGQKWVDRLGPREANTALAIAQHHGISDLVARVLAGRGVSVEGAPEFVDPTLRNLMPDPATLNDMDNAAGRIADAIQRRETVAIFGDYDVDGACSSALMARFLKHYGVQHSIYIPDRIFEGYGPNPDAMRELAAKGASLIVTVDCGTNSVPSITAAKQAGADVVVLDHHQVGGDLPEDAVAIVNPNREDDISQQGHLCAAGVVFLALVQVAKILRARGKGPGPDLLSMLDLVALATVCDVVPLKGVNRAFVVKGLLVARGQSNVGLAALARVARIGEPLNAFHLGYLIGPRINAGGRIGDAGLGARLLTLDDPAMADRIAMELDRLNQERQAMEAEMLMEAEAEASLEISGGAGASVIVTASDRWHPGIVGLLASRLKEKARRPAFAIAFNANGVGSGSGRSISGLDLGKLVRGAVEKGLLVKGGGHAMAAGITIERGNLGALRAYLEEEAADIVSRLRENQSLSIDGALAASGATVALYEALQKAGPYGSAHPQPLLALPHHVLADVRGVGRDHVRVTLRGADGKRVNAIAFRAAEGDLGRFLFNNIGCSVHVAGNLSLNHWNGSVSPQIQILDAALPV; encoded by the coding sequence ATGACAACAGAGCGTTTTTTCCTCGGAGTGAAACAATCCGCAACCGGCCAGAAATGGGTGGATCGGCTGGGTCCGCGTGAAGCCAATACGGCACTTGCCATTGCACAGCATCATGGCATTTCCGATCTGGTTGCGCGTGTGCTTGCGGGGCGGGGGGTGTCCGTGGAAGGGGCGCCGGAATTTGTCGATCCGACGTTGCGCAATCTCATGCCCGACCCGGCGACGCTCAACGACATGGACAATGCGGCGGGGCGCATTGCCGATGCGATCCAGCGCCGCGAGACGGTCGCGATCTTTGGCGATTATGATGTGGACGGCGCGTGTTCTTCCGCGCTGATGGCGCGGTTTCTCAAACATTACGGTGTCCAGCATTCCATCTATATCCCCGACCGGATTTTCGAGGGCTATGGCCCCAATCCCGATGCGATGCGGGAACTGGCCGCCAAGGGAGCAAGCCTGATCGTTACGGTCGATTGCGGCACCAACAGCGTGCCGTCCATCACCGCCGCCAAACAGGCCGGGGCAGATGTCGTCGTGCTTGACCACCATCAGGTCGGCGGCGATCTGCCGGAAGATGCGGTGGCGATCGTCAATCCCAACCGTGAAGACGATATTTCGCAGCAAGGCCATCTCTGCGCGGCAGGCGTGGTTTTCCTGGCATTGGTGCAGGTGGCCAAAATCCTGCGCGCGCGCGGCAAGGGGCCGGGGCCTGACCTTCTTTCCATGCTTGATCTCGTTGCACTGGCGACGGTTTGCGATGTGGTGCCGCTCAAGGGCGTCAACCGCGCCTTTGTGGTGAAGGGCCTGCTCGTTGCCCGCGGGCAAAGCAATGTCGGCCTGGCGGCGCTGGCGCGCGTTGCGCGCATCGGGGAGCCGCTCAATGCCTTTCATCTGGGGTATCTGATCGGTCCGCGCATCAATGCGGGTGGGCGCATTGGCGATGCGGGCTTGGGCGCGCGCCTTCTCACGCTGGATGACCCGGCAATGGCGGATCGCATTGCAATGGAACTCGACAGGCTCAATCAGGAACGGCAGGCCATGGAGGCCGAAATGCTCATGGAGGCGGAAGCGGAAGCTTCGCTGGAGATTTCGGGCGGGGCGGGCGCATCCGTGATCGTAACGGCCAGTGACCGCTGGCATCCGGGCATTGTCGGCCTGCTAGCCTCCCGGCTGAAGGAAAAGGCGCGGCGTCCGGCCTTTGCTATTGCATTCAACGCCAATGGTGTCGGCTCCGGCTCGGGGCGTTCGATTTCAGGTCTTGATCTGGGCAAGCTGGTGCGCGGTGCGGTGGAAAAGGGCCTGCTGGTGAAGGGCGGTGGCCATGCCATGGCGGCGGGCATTACCATTGAGCGCGGCAATCTTGGCGCGCTGCGCGCCTATCTGGAAGAAGAAGCCGCGGATATCGTGTCGCGCTTGCGTGAAAACCAGAGCCTTTCCATCGATGGGGCGCTGGCTGCATCCGGTGCGACCGTGGCGCTTTATGAAGCTTTGCAGAAAGCCGGTCCTTATGGTTCTGCGCATCCGCAGCCCCTGTTGGCGCTGCCGCATCATGTGCTGGCCGATGTGCGGGGCGTCGGGCGGGATCATGTGCGGGTGACATTGCGCGGGGCAGACGGCAAGCGGGTCAATGCGATCGCATTTCGAGCGGCAGAAGGCGATCTTGGACGCTTCCTGTTCAACAATATCGGCTGCAGTGTGCATGTGGCCGGAAATCTTTCTCTCAACCATTGGAATGGTTCTGTTTCTCCCCAAATCCAGATTCTGGATGCGGCTTTGCCTGTTTAA